A window of Streptomyces sp. NBC_01689 genomic DNA:
TGGTCGGCAGGAGGTACGGGGCGAGGTACCCGGCCGTGAAAAGGGCGACGAGGGGCCAGGGCGGGGTGGTGCGGGCGGACACGGGCGTTCCCAGGGCATGCGAAATGAGCGGCTCGATGAGGGGGGTTGAGCGGCTGTCGACGGACAGGAACGCGCGGGCAATTTGTATCAAGCGGGTCCGGGCCGGAAACAGGCGGGGAGGCGTGATCCAGATCACGTTCCGTTTGGTGGGGTGAAGGCGGGGTAAACGATCGGATTTTCCGCTCCCGGGCCCCGGTCGCACGCGGGGTCCGGCGCGCGTGAGACACCTCCGCCGGCTCCTCGCCGCCGCGCGAGCCATTTGGTGCACACTGGCCTGAATCCGCACCACGTCAGGGAGCGCACCGTGATCCCCTCCAACGGAGAGCGACCGTACCGCCGGCCCCACGTCGACCCGCTCGCCGGTCTGCGCACCTCCCAGGACCCGCCCTGGGACGTCTACCTCACCGGCACCGTCTTCCTCGACATCGTCTTCACCGGGCTCGACTCGGCGCCGGTGCGCGGGACGGAGTCCTGGGCACGCGGGATGGGGTCGAGCCCCGGTGGGGTGGCCAACATGGCGACGGCGCTGGCCCGGCTCGGCCTGAAGACGTCCCTGGCGGCCGCGTTCGGGGACGACCACTACGGCGAGTACTGCTGGGACGCCCTGGAGCAGGGCGAGGGCATCGACCTCTCCCCGTCGCGCAGTGTCTCCGGCTGGCACTCGCCGGTCACCGTGTCGATGGCCTACGAGGGCGAACGCACGATGGTCAGCCACGGGCACGAGCCGCCGCCCGTGGAGACCGCGCCGGAACACGCCCCGCGCGCGCGGGCCGCCGTCGCCTCCCTGACTCCCGGCACGCGCGCGCAGTGGATCGCCGAGTCCGCGCGCGCGGGCACCCGGATCTTCGCGGACGTCGGCTGGGACGACACCGGCCGCTGGGACCTGGCGGGCCTCGCCGACCTCGAACACTGCGAGGCGTTCCTGCCCAACGCCGAGGAGGCGATGCGCTACACCGGCGCGCGCTGTCCGCGGGCAGCGGCGCACGCGCTGACCGAGCACGTACCGCTGGCCGTCGTCACCCTCGGTGCCGAGGGCGCCTACGCGGTGGACGGCCGCACCGGCGAGACCGCCGCGGTTCCGGCCATCGACGTCGAGGCCCTCGACCCCACCGGCGCCGGGGACGTCTTCGTCGCCGGCTTCGTGACGGGCACCCTCGCCGACTGGCCGCTCGCCGACCGCCTGGCCTTCGCCGGACTCACCGCCGCCCTGTCCGTCCAGGAGTTCGGCGGCTCCCTCTCGGCCCCCGGCTGGTCCGAGATCGCCGCCTGGTGGCGCCGCGTCCAGTCCGTCGACGACCAGGACCCGGCGGCGCTGCGCCGGTACGCCTTCCTGGAGGGGCTGCTGCCGGAGGTGACCCGCCCGTGGC
This region includes:
- a CDS encoding carbohydrate kinase family protein — translated: MIPSNGERPYRRPHVDPLAGLRTSQDPPWDVYLTGTVFLDIVFTGLDSAPVRGTESWARGMGSSPGGVANMATALARLGLKTSLAAAFGDDHYGEYCWDALEQGEGIDLSPSRSVSGWHSPVTVSMAYEGERTMVSHGHEPPPVETAPEHAPRARAAVASLTPGTRAQWIAESARAGTRIFADVGWDDTGRWDLAGLADLEHCEAFLPNAEEAMRYTGARCPRAAAHALTEHVPLAVVTLGAEGAYAVDGRTGETAAVPAIDVEALDPTGAGDVFVAGFVTGTLADWPLADRLAFAGLTAALSVQEFGGSLSAPGWSEIAAWWRRVQSVDDQDPAALRRYAFLEGLLPEVTRPWPLRRAVPTIGFGRSV